TAAAATTGTTATGCTCGGTTTTAAGCGCTTCGGTAAGCTTGGCAACCACGGCCTCTTCGTCACGGCGCTCGGCTTTGATGTTTTGCAGGGTGGGTACGGCGATGTCCTTATCATATTCGGCCAAACCTTGCGATGAGCCGTACTCCGGCGAGTATTTTTTATCAAGTTCGATGATGATTTTGGTGTACTCGTTTGATTTGGCTACCCAGGCTTTGGTTCCGGCCGATTGCTGGGCACGCGAGCTGAAACAGGCAGCTGCCAGTAAAAGCATGGTGCCGCTTATTTTTAATGTAGATGGTTTGATCATGTCAACTGAAAATAAAGAGGCAAGTTAATGATATTAACTGTTGATTTTGTCTGAATCAGAATTTGCAGAATTTGGGAATTAACAGAATGTCTGAGTCAGAATTTGCAGAATTAAAAAGCCCGCGTGGTATACTTGCGGGCCATAGTCTTATTCTGAAAATTCTATAATTCTGTAAATTCTCATTCCGACAAAGCAAAAAGGCTGTTAAAAAATCAACGCAATCAGCGTAATCAAAAAATATCAACGGTCAAAAGCGGTATCCTAAGGTTAGGAACGCGTTGTTATTGGTTTTATCCAACACAGCTCCGGGGCTGGTTGCGCCTACTTCGTAAGGAAAAATAGTTTGCTTGCCGGTTACGCGGGCATACGTAGCGTCAATAAAATAACTGCCAAAGCGCACACCGATACCGCCTGTTACGGTTTTGGTATCCTTGCCAATGCTGCGATCTTTAAACGGATTGCCTTGCTGGCTGTAACCTCCGCGCAGGTAAACAAGGCTGTTCACGTTAACCTCGGCACCTAAGTGCAGGTTTACGGTTGAACGGTATAAGGATTTGATGGTGGCATTATCTTCATCGGCGGTATAACTGTCGTTACTGCTGAGGTGGGTGGTTGTATAATCAATATATTCAACATCGCCGCTTATAAAACCATATTTGCCGATAAATACCGAGGCGCCGCCTGCAACTTTTAGCGGGGTGCGCAGGTTATAACTTAGCTGGTAAGGCTCAGAAGGGTTATTTTCATAACTCCCGGCACCGGTATACCTTGTAGCCAGCGATTCGGTGTATGAATCATCAATGTTATAAAAAGTGGGTGTGGTGAAAGTGAAACCTAAACGTAAAGCCTGCACCGGTTTGTAAATAAGGCCCAGTTTGGCATTAAAGCCCGAGCCGCGGGTACTTTGATCCTGCGCAAAGGTTGATCTGAAATCAGTTGACGGACCATTCTCAATAATATTGGCAGCGCCGCTTTCCGTAAAGCTGGCATGCGAATCGTAACGCAGATCGGTAATGGCTAAACCTAAACCGATATATAGTTTATTGCTGTAGTTGGCACCGAGGGCAAGGTTAAATTCTGATTGTCCACCGGTACGGGT
The sequence above is a segment of the Mucilaginibacter celer genome. Coding sequences within it:
- a CDS encoding OmpP1/FadL family transporter, which produces MKIKYLLSVIAIVAITKDSFAQYSQDAIRFSTFQTGSTARIKAIGNAGTAIGGDLSSVGGNPAGLGFFTHSEVSLTPEYNNSKVNSSYFGQAGSANRNDVNFNNADIVFYQQLSTPRGRDKSKGWLSINYGAGYSRTNNFYENIGYGGRNQTSSITDYYAGIAKREVGQYGSVNPDGLDGWAYDQGLVDNFGPADNPNSYSSTVNVPVTQLAGITRTGGQSEFNLALGANYSNKLYIGLGLAITDLRYDSHASFTESGAANIIENGPSTDFRSTFAQDQSTRGSGFNAKLGLIYKPVQALRLGFTFTTPTFYNIDDSYTESLATRYTGAGSYENNPSEPYQLSYNLRTPLKVAGGASVFIGKYGFISGDVEYIDYTTTHLSSNDSYTADEDNATIKSLYRSTVNLHLGAEVNVNSLVYLRGGYSQQGNPFKDRSIGKDTKTVTGGIGVRFGSYFIDATYARVTGKQTIFPYEVGATSPGAVLDKTNNNAFLTLGYRF